The following coding sequences lie in one Musa acuminata AAA Group cultivar baxijiao chromosome BXJ3-1, Cavendish_Baxijiao_AAA, whole genome shotgun sequence genomic window:
- the LOC135629674 gene encoding shaggy-related protein kinase alpha-like: protein MTSISVVPSMGLRNTSGTIGAVDRLPDEMKDMKIRDDKEAEETVVDGNGTETGHIIVTTIGGRNGQPKQTISYMAERVVGHGSFGIVFQAKCLETGETVAIKKVLQDKRYKNRELQTMRFLDHPNVISMKHCFFSTTTKDDLYLNLVLEYVPETVHHVIKHYNKMNQRMPLIYVKLYMYQICRALAYIHGSIGVCHRDIKPQNLLVNPHTHQLKICDFGSAKVLVKGEPNISYICSRYYRAPELIFGATEYTTAIDIWSAGCVLAELMLGQPLFPGESGVDQLVEIIKVLGTPTREEIKCMNPNYNEFKFPQIKVHPWHKIFHKQMPLEAVDLVSRLLQYSPSLRCSALEALIHPFFDELRNQSTRLPNGRFLPPLFNFKPHELKGVPTVMVAKLIPEHARKQCVGLGSQAG from the exons ATGACTTCAATTAGTGTGGTGCCCTCGATGGGGCTAAGAAACACCAGTGGAACAATTGGTGCTGTGGACAGGTTGCCAGATGAGATGAAAGACATGAAAATAAGGGATGACAAG GAAGCTGAAGAAACAGTGGTTGATGGGAATGGCACAGAAACTGGTCATATAATTGTTACAACAATTGGAGGTAGAAATGGTCAGCCAAAACAG ACCATAAGCTATATGGCTGAGCGTGTTGTTGGACATGGCTCATTTGGTATAGTATTCCAG GCTAAATGTCTTGAGACTGGTGAAACAGTAGCCATAAAGAAGGTTCTGCAAGACAAGAGGTATAAAAACCGTGAATTGCAGACCATGCGCTTTCTTGACCATCCAAATGTCATTTCTATGAAGCATTGTTTTTTCTCAACTACTACGAAGGATGACCTGTACCTGAACTTGGTACTTGAGTATGTTCCAGAGACAGTTCATCATGTTATCAAACACTACAACAAGATGAACCAACGAATGCCTCTAATATATGTGAAACTATACATGTACCAG ATCTGTAGAGCGTTGGCCTATATTCATGGCAGCATTGGAGTATGCCATAGAGACATAAAGCCCCAGAATCTTCTG GTCAACCCACACACTCACCAGCTAAAAATATGTGACTTCGGGAGTGCAAAAGTCTtg GTAAAAGGAGaaccaaatatttcatatatatgtTCCAGATATTATAGGGCTCCTGAGCTTATATTTGGGGCTACTGAGTATACTACGGCAATCGACATCTGGTCTGCTGGGTGTGTTCTTGCAGAACTTATGCTAGGACAG CCTCTCTTTCCAGGAGAAAGCGGAGTTGACCAACTTGTTGAAATAATAAAG GTTCTAGGTACACCCACAAGGGAAGAAATTAAATGCATGAACCCAAATTACAATGAATTTAAATTCCCACAGATAAAGGTTCATCCTTGGCACAAG ATATTCCATAAACAAATGCCTCTTGAAGCTGTGGATCTTGTCTCTAGGCTTTTGCAATACTCCCCAAGCTTGCGATGCTCTGCG TTGGAAGCATTAATTCATCCATTCTTTGATGAGCTTCGAAATCAAAGTACCCGCTTACCCAATGGTCGCTTTTTGCCCCCTCTCTTTAATTTCAAGCCTCATG AGTTGAAGGGTGTGCCAACCGTGATGGTCGCAAAGTTGATTCCAGAGCATGCAAGAAAGCAATGTGTCGGTTTAGGATCACAAGCTGGCTGA